Proteins from a single region of Cytophagaceae bacterium:
- a CDS encoding GNAT family N-acetyltransferase — protein MEIVEINTLDKNLLTQFEEVYTDAFPANERQPLRVILDRINHKKETLLAAFIDVELVAFALLFELQNTEYYLLDYLAIKKDHRSKGLGGEMLKKVLEFSFAKNKSILLEVDHPNNSENELQNTNRIKFYQKYGAKIIDNLIYELPDLEKKNNPTFQFLMIIQKDRTIDKISGMEIKVILEQLYYQLYEGIFDEDKLKKMKTGLHEINPLFTI, from the coding sequence ATGGAGATAGTTGAAATAAATACACTGGACAAAAACCTTCTGACGCAATTTGAAGAAGTTTATACTGATGCTTTTCCTGCCAACGAAAGACAACCTCTACGGGTAATACTCGATCGTATAAACCATAAAAAAGAAACTCTTCTAGCTGCATTTATTGATGTAGAGCTGGTTGCCTTCGCCTTATTGTTTGAACTTCAAAACACTGAATATTATCTATTGGACTATCTGGCAATTAAAAAAGATCATAGAAGTAAAGGCTTAGGTGGAGAAATGTTGAAGAAAGTTTTGGAGTTTTCTTTTGCAAAAAATAAAAGTATTTTGCTTGAAGTTGACCACCCAAATAATTCCGAAAACGAATTGCAGAATACAAACAGGATAAAGTTTTATCAGAAATATGGTGCAAAAATTATTGACAATCTCATTTATGAACTTCCGGATTTGGAAAAAAAGAATAATCCAACTTTTCAGTTTTTAATGATTATTCAAAAGGACAGAACAATAGACAAAATATCGGGAATGGAAATTAAGGTTATACTAGAACAGCTCTATTATCAATTATATGAAGGAATATTTGATGAAGACAAGCTAAAAAAAATGAAAACCGGCCTGCATGAAATCAATCCATTATTTACGATTTAG
- a CDS encoding amino acid permease, whose protein sequence is MSIWRKKSIRLLLSEAEGNEKSLKRTLTAWSLVALGVGAIIGAGLFVRTAAAAANSAGPSVTIGFIIAAIGCAFAGLSYAELSSSIPVSGSAYTYTYATMGELLAWIIGWDLMLEYAVGAATVGIAWSEYLNNLLVEVLHVSPIPYQFSHSPFQTSADGIQGIINLPALFIVAAISLLLIKGIQESAFVNGIIVILKVAIVLMIIVFGWQFINPLNHEVYIPEATKYIDDQGISHNFGSWRGILGAAGTVFFAFIGFDAVSTAAQETINPKKALPVGILGSLAVTTVLYILFAHVLTGVASVEDFRTGGKEASVAFAINKYMTGFSWLGDFVTIAILAGFSSVILVMLLGQSRVFYSMGKDGLLPKVFAELHPKFRTPYKANLIIMVLVGVFAAFIPGDIVGDMTSIGTLFAFILVSASVIVLRKTEPNLIRQFKTPWVPLVPVLGIIVCLAMIYGLGWTNWLRLIAWMAIGIVIYFTYSRKHSNLNKDEE, encoded by the coding sequence ATGTCTATTTGGAGAAAGAAATCTATCAGACTACTACTTTCTGAGGCGGAGGGCAATGAGAAAAGTCTGAAAAGAACTTTGACCGCCTGGTCTTTGGTTGCTTTGGGGGTTGGGGCTATTATTGGAGCTGGTTTATTTGTAAGGACAGCCGCCGCCGCCGCCAATAGTGCAGGACCATCTGTAACCATTGGATTCATAATAGCTGCAATAGGTTGTGCATTTGCTGGCCTTAGTTATGCCGAATTATCATCATCTATACCGGTCTCGGGGAGTGCTTATACCTATACATACGCCACCATGGGAGAGCTTCTTGCCTGGATCATTGGCTGGGACCTTATGCTGGAATATGCCGTAGGAGCCGCTACCGTAGGTATTGCCTGGAGTGAATATCTCAACAACCTGCTGGTCGAAGTCCTGCACGTCAGTCCGATTCCCTACCAATTTTCACATTCTCCCTTCCAGACATCGGCGGATGGAATTCAGGGAATAATCAATTTGCCGGCATTGTTTATTGTTGCTGCCATTAGTTTGCTTTTGATAAAAGGGATTCAGGAGTCAGCTTTTGTAAATGGAATCATCGTGATTCTCAAAGTAGCTATCGTATTGATGATTATTGTTTTTGGTTGGCAATTTATCAATCCTCTCAACCATGAAGTTTATATTCCTGAAGCCACAAAATATATCGATGATCAGGGAATAAGCCATAATTTTGGAAGTTGGAGAGGCATATTAGGTGCTGCCGGCACGGTATTTTTTGCCTTCATAGGATTTGACGCCGTGAGTACTGCAGCACAAGAAACAATTAACCCTAAAAAAGCCCTTCCGGTTGGGATTTTAGGTAGTTTAGCTGTTACTACGGTTCTTTATATTTTATTTGCTCATGTGCTTACCGGAGTGGCCTCTGTGGAGGATTTCAGAACAGGAGGCAAAGAGGCTTCAGTGGCTTTTGCAATCAATAAATACATGACCGGCTTCTCCTGGTTGGGTGATTTTGTGACTATAGCAATTTTAGCCGGTTTTTCTTCGGTTATTTTGGTGATGCTTTTGGGCCAATCGCGGGTGTTTTATTCTATGGGTAAAGACGGCCTTCTGCCAAAAGTTTTTGCTGAGTTACATCCCAAGTTTCGTACTCCATACAAAGCCAACCTGATTATTATGGTATTAGTAGGGGTATTTGCAGCCTTTATTCCAGGAGATATTGTGGGCGATATGACCAGTATCGGTACTTTGTTTGCCTTTATTCTGGTTTCTGCTTCTGTAATTGTTTTGAGGAAAACAGAGCCTAATCTGATAAGACAATTTAAAACACCATGGGTACCGTTAGTACCTGTCTTAGGAATAATTGTGTGTCTTGCAATGATTTATGGTTTGGGCTGGACCAACTGGCTGAGGCTAATAGCCTGGATGGCCATAGGAATAGTAATTTATTTTACTTATTCCCGAAAACATAGCAATCTCAATAAGGATGAAGAATAG
- a CDS encoding ThuA domain-containing protein, with protein MKNKISILAILLLISIGGYAQKQFKAFLFSRTAGWHHESIHEGVEAIRKLGERHFFDVDWQENPAFVTEKNLENYQVIIFLNTTGDVLNAEQQKAVEKFVQSGKGFVGIHSASDTEYDWEWYTKMIGMMFKIHPTNQTAYLNVVDNNFPGMERFPKRFLWTDEWYEFRDQLSPDLKFLVAVDEKSYNPVVKWGKNEGKGMGVMHPISWYHPYDGGRAFYTALGHIPATFSDQTFLDHIYGGIYWAATGKGIN; from the coding sequence ATGAAAAACAAAATTTCTATTCTCGCTATTCTCCTTTTGATATCGATTGGAGGATACGCCCAAAAACAATTCAAGGCATTTCTGTTTTCACGTACTGCAGGCTGGCATCATGAGTCTATTCATGAAGGCGTAGAGGCCATAAGAAAACTTGGAGAACGTCATTTTTTTGATGTGGACTGGCAGGAAAATCCGGCCTTTGTAACTGAAAAAAACCTTGAAAACTATCAGGTGATTATTTTTCTAAATACAACTGGTGATGTGTTGAATGCCGAGCAGCAAAAAGCCGTTGAGAAGTTTGTGCAATCAGGCAAAGGTTTTGTCGGAATACATAGTGCATCTGATACCGAATACGACTGGGAATGGTACACCAAAATGATCGGGATGATGTTTAAGATTCACCCCACCAACCAAACCGCCTATCTCAATGTTGTAGATAACAATTTTCCGGGCATGGAGCGGTTTCCAAAACGTTTCCTTTGGACTGATGAATGGTATGAATTTAGAGATCAACTATCTCCCGACTTAAAATTCTTGGTAGCAGTTGATGAAAAAAGCTATAATCCAGTTGTAAAATGGGGGAAAAATGAAGGCAAAGGAATGGGCGTAATGCACCCCATCAGTTGGTACCATCCTTATGACGGAGGAAGAGCATTTTACACAGCTTTAGGGCATATTCCGGCAACTTTTTCTGACCAAACCTTTCTCGATCACATTTATGGAGGAATATATTGGGCTGCCACAGGCAAAGGAATCAATTAA
- the nhaD gene encoding sodium:proton antiporter NhaD, which translates to MEALIIIIFIAGYVAIVLEHKLSINKSASALLTGVLTWALIALSSTNMEKTNEELLHHVSDIASILFFLMGAMTIVEIVATYGGFEIITEKIKTRKQSTLLWIIAIIAFFMSAVLDNLTTTIVIVALLRKLIADSKTRLLFAGIVVIAANAGGAWTPIGDVTTTMLWIGGQITTGNIMKQLFVPSMVSLLVPLAVTTFTLKGELPPIVADKHSHDSPSAHFGKVIIFWAGMLGLLSVPVFKTLTHLPPFMGMMLSLSVIWIIGEFLIKDKDEHTQRKFNILRALEKIDLPSVLFFLGILLAVSSLENIGALHHAAEWLDAHVSNQTLVVTIIGLLSSIVDNVPLVAASMGMYSLEQFPVDHEFWELLAFCAGTGGSILIIGSAAGVAAMGLEKIEFFWYMKKISWLALIGYFAGIGVFLLQKMIFA; encoded by the coding sequence ATGGAAGCATTAATTATTATCATTTTTATCGCCGGTTATGTGGCTATTGTTCTTGAACACAAGCTATCAATTAACAAGTCCGCCTCAGCACTTTTGACCGGGGTTTTAACCTGGGCACTTATCGCACTAAGTTCAACCAATATGGAAAAAACCAATGAGGAGTTGCTCCACCACGTGAGTGACATCGCAAGTATTTTGTTTTTTCTGATGGGTGCCATGACTATTGTGGAGATTGTTGCTACTTATGGAGGCTTTGAAATAATAACCGAAAAAATTAAAACCAGAAAACAATCTACACTTTTGTGGATAATCGCAATTATTGCTTTTTTTATGTCTGCCGTATTAGACAACCTTACTACCACTATAGTAATTGTAGCTTTATTAAGAAAACTTATTGCTGATTCCAAAACCAGATTGTTGTTTGCCGGTATTGTTGTAATAGCTGCAAACGCCGGTGGTGCATGGACACCCATTGGTGACGTAACCACCACCATGCTTTGGATTGGCGGACAAATCACAACCGGAAATATAATGAAGCAGTTGTTTGTGCCATCTATGGTAAGCTTATTGGTACCATTGGCCGTTACTACATTTACTTTAAAAGGTGAATTACCTCCGATAGTTGCAGACAAACATTCGCATGATTCTCCAAGTGCACATTTTGGAAAAGTCATTATTTTCTGGGCCGGTATGCTAGGTTTACTATCTGTTCCTGTATTTAAAACGCTCACCCATTTGCCTCCATTTATGGGTATGATGCTTTCATTAAGCGTGATTTGGATTATTGGTGAGTTTTTGATTAAAGATAAAGACGAGCATACACAAAGGAAATTTAATATACTGAGAGCTCTGGAAAAGATTGACTTACCGAGTGTTTTATTCTTTTTAGGAATTTTACTGGCAGTTTCATCTTTAGAAAATATTGGTGCGTTACATCATGCAGCTGAGTGGCTTGATGCTCATGTTTCTAATCAAACTCTGGTTGTTACGATAATTGGTCTTCTATCATCAATAGTTGATAACGTGCCATTAGTAGCTGCTTCTATGGGTATGTACAGTCTGGAGCAATTTCCTGTTGACCATGAATTCTGGGAACTATTGGCATTCTGTGCAGGTACAGGTGGTAGTATTCTGATCATCGGTTCGGCTGCAGGCGTAGCTGCTATGGGTCTTGAGAAAATTGAGTTTTTCTGGTATATGAAAAAAATCAGTTGGTTAGCACTTATCGGTTATTTTGCCGGAATAGGTGTGTTTTTACTTCAAAAAATGATTTTTGCTTAA